One segment of Paenibacillus sp. FSL R7-0337 DNA contains the following:
- a CDS encoding Rrf2 family transcriptional regulator — MNISTRFAVAIHILTLIDSNKDGKSTSEWIAGSVNTNPVVIRRLTGMLNKAGLVEVRPGVAGAKLARSAADITLLQIYKAVNAVEEDSLFSVHEHPNPECPVGKNIAGAIVPVFSLAQKAMENVLQEVTLDQIVHQIPVA; from the coding sequence ATGAACATTAGCACGCGGTTTGCGGTGGCTATTCATATTCTAACCTTAATCGACAGCAACAAAGACGGCAAAAGCACCTCCGAGTGGATCGCCGGCAGCGTGAATACGAACCCCGTAGTGATTCGCCGCCTAACGGGTATGCTTAATAAGGCAGGACTTGTGGAGGTACGTCCCGGTGTGGCTGGAGCGAAGCTTGCCCGCAGTGCAGCTGATATTACGCTGCTGCAGATTTACAAAGCGGTGAATGCGGTGGAAGAGGACTCCCTGTTCTCTGTCCATGAGCATCCGAACCCGGAGTGTCCGGTAGGCAAGAACATTGCAGGCGCTATTGTTCCAGTGTTCTCTCTTGCCCAGAAGGCGATGGAGAATGTGCTGCAGGAGGTCACCCTGGACCAGATTGTACATCAGATTCCTGTGGCTTGA
- a CDS encoding GNAT family N-acetyltransferase yields MILFQNGDLSVRRLEQQDAPLLVRWLSDPEVLEYYGGRDLPHDQELVQTTFYIHEEEEIHRAIVQFKGRDIGYIQFYPVGREELIEYGYAEYMGKVYGMDQFIGEPQSWNQGIGSLLVGGMVKHLIEAEQADLIVMDPQCWNHRALRVYEKNGFIRSKLLPEHELHEGEWRDCWLLTYKAAN; encoded by the coding sequence ATGATTCTTTTTCAGAACGGGGACCTCAGTGTCCGCAGGCTGGAACAGCAAGATGCGCCGCTGCTCGTAAGGTGGCTCTCGGACCCGGAGGTGCTGGAGTATTACGGGGGCCGTGACCTTCCGCATGATCAGGAGCTGGTGCAGACGACTTTTTATATTCATGAGGAAGAGGAGATTCATCGGGCAATTGTGCAGTTCAAAGGCAGGGACATAGGCTATATCCAGTTCTATCCTGTCGGAAGGGAAGAGCTAATAGAGTACGGTTACGCAGAGTATATGGGAAAAGTCTACGGTATGGATCAATTCATCGGTGAGCCGCAGAGCTGGAACCAGGGCATTGGTTCCTTATTAGTAGGCGGGATGGTGAAGCATCTGATTGAAGCGGAGCAGGCAGACCTGATTGTCATGGACCCGCAGTGCTGGAATCACCGGGCACTTAGAGTCTACGAGAAAAACGGGTTTATCCGCAGCAAGCTTTTACCGGAGCATGAACTACATGAAGGAGAATGGAGAGACTGTTGGCTCCTTACGTATAAGGCTGCGAATTAA
- a CDS encoding DUF4085 family protein, giving the protein MKFFTIPWYEEMQVRGFMVFPETEQDWVEDVAWHVAEGISYEERAKDFLEYMKKDLLKYLPGYFHASIHDGTINSTYPASEFKERALQWGREYDERLQALFREYRKGYETIKNELPEGAVQLAEKSLHDARVISYAMPAEGVLEIILDCGGAMHYQCEIKLTFSGVSGLHLTEPLEKKYWLYDEIYAAEQGFELRVLMDSPPSELIITAQDVSIEIFGEP; this is encoded by the coding sequence ATGAAATTTTTCACGATACCCTGGTATGAAGAAATGCAGGTGCGCGGGTTCATGGTCTTCCCGGAGACGGAGCAGGATTGGGTGGAGGATGTGGCCTGGCATGTGGCGGAAGGGATCAGCTATGAGGAGCGGGCCAAGGATTTTCTGGAATATATGAAAAAAGATCTGCTGAAATATCTTCCCGGGTACTTCCACGCCTCGATACATGACGGAACGATAAATTCCACCTATCCTGCGTCTGAGTTCAAGGAACGGGCCTTGCAGTGGGGCAGGGAATATGATGAACGGTTGCAAGCGCTTTTCAGGGAATACCGGAAAGGGTACGAAACCATTAAGAATGAACTCCCGGAGGGCGCCGTACAATTAGCCGAGAAGAGTCTGCATGATGCCAGAGTAATCTCCTATGCCATGCCCGCAGAAGGTGTGCTTGAGATAATTCTGGACTGCGGCGGGGCGATGCATTACCAGTGTGAGATTAAGCTAACGTTCAGCGGTGTGAGCGGACTGCACTTGACGGAACCGCTTGAGAAGAAATATTGGCTGTATGACGAGATCTATGCCGCGGAGCAGGGGTTCGAGCTACGAGTTCTGATGGATTCCCCGCCAAGTGAACTAATAATTACTGCACAGGATGTATCGATAGAGATCTTTGGTGAACCTTAA
- a CDS encoding VOC family protein has translation MTATAILPQALEIGLVQIRVSNLERSLSFYQNVIGLKILRQQGRTAELTADGRQVLLVLREIEQAQVLRRNSVAGLYHFAILLPDRPSLGLVLRNLIDSGISVGQGDHLVSEALYIEDPDHNGIELYRDRPRDTWKYEATGNVVMTTDPVDVDGLLAASEGLSWTGLPAGTVMGHVHFHVGDLAEAKKFYVDALGFTVTAHYGDAAMFISAGGYHHHMGLNTWAGKGAPAAPANAAGIDYFTLLLPDIQEVHEVAERVKRAGYRVEEEGGIITLRDPWNIGIQLLVKR, from the coding sequence ATGACAGCAACAGCTATATTACCGCAAGCACTGGAAATTGGACTTGTACAGATCCGTGTAAGTAATTTGGAGCGCTCGCTCAGCTTTTATCAGAATGTGATCGGACTGAAGATTCTGCGGCAGCAAGGGCGCACGGCAGAGCTGACGGCAGACGGCCGGCAGGTGCTGCTGGTTCTGCGGGAGATTGAACAGGCTCAGGTGCTGCGCCGGAACTCGGTGGCCGGACTGTACCATTTTGCGATTCTACTGCCGGACCGGCCCTCTCTGGGACTGGTGCTGCGCAATCTGATCGACTCGGGGATATCGGTGGGCCAGGGGGATCACCTGGTCAGCGAAGCCTTGTACATTGAGGACCCTGATCATAACGGCATCGAGCTGTACCGCGACCGGCCCCGTGACACCTGGAAGTATGAAGCAACAGGCAATGTGGTCATGACTACAGATCCGGTGGATGTGGATGGTCTGCTCGCTGCCTCGGAAGGACTGAGCTGGACCGGGCTGCCTGCCGGCACTGTAATGGGTCATGTTCACTTCCATGTCGGCGATCTGGCAGAGGCCAAGAAATTCTATGTGGATGCCCTTGGATTCACGGTGACCGCCCATTACGGCGATGCGGCCATGTTCATCTCGGCTGGAGGCTATCATCATCATATGGGGCTGAATACCTGGGCTGGCAAGGGGGCTCCTGCGGCTCCTGCGAATGCGGCGGGCATCGATTATTTTACACTATTGCTCCCTGACATTCAGGAAGTGCATGAAGTGGCTGAACGTGTGAAGCGTGCCGGATACCGTGTGGAAGAAGAAGGCGGGATCATCACTCTAAGGGACCCGTGGAATATAGGCATACAGCTGCTAGTGAAACGCTAA
- a CDS encoding Na+/H+ antiporter has protein sequence METFLAVLLMLGLIAVSNILNRFIPFVPVPLIQIGLGIIAALIPTGIHMHFEPELFFVLFIAPLLFNDGRRTPRGELWNLRAPILLLALGLVFVTVFVAGYAINWMIPSIPLAASFALAAILSPTDAVAVSALAGRVHLPKSIHRILEGESLMNDASGLVAFKFAIAAMVTGVFSLPKASLSFVLIAAGGLLLGAVLSFLLIRLSVFIRRFGMEDVTIHVLLQILTPFIIYLISEEIGVSGILAVVAGGVMYAIEKDRAVSPQYKLQLVSASTWSVLLLVLNGLVFLILGVSVPDVIEVIYRDQTLNNFMVAGYVLAITALLIVLRFLWVYGYSLWESKRLKAEKAPLKSQIITSISGVRGAVTLAGAFSIPLVLGDGVTPFPERDLIIALAAGVILMSLVIASIFLPLLADSEETIVQNAGVVHGNAELTARNVVIDAGMSMLRSLVSESPERSTQPVLLEFTDKVDRLCAARPDHDPAHEQFLRLGVEARKSALEAERTELRRIMENGALPEPVAVKMEELLDHTESLLCKRLNTQIKFSVTEIQRLFSGLFSGKFSGEGGQLALQNAESARTAKIAMCKAAVSAVSAGMSDENRLASQKVIDKYERLESKLVQGEGWSNDGVLDDDKLELKLQAIQEQRNTVQEMYQNGAINLKIAGRLRRFVDQLETSIWED, from the coding sequence TTGGAGACTTTTCTGGCTGTGCTGTTGATGCTTGGATTAATCGCCGTATCGAATATCTTGAACCGCTTCATTCCGTTTGTCCCGGTTCCCCTGATTCAGATAGGACTTGGAATCATTGCCGCACTCATTCCGACGGGAATACATATGCACTTCGAGCCTGAGCTGTTTTTTGTATTATTCATCGCTCCGCTGCTCTTCAATGACGGGCGGCGGACACCGCGCGGGGAGCTGTGGAACCTTAGGGCACCGATTCTGCTACTGGCGCTGGGACTTGTATTTGTCACGGTATTTGTGGCAGGCTATGCGATTAACTGGATGATTCCCTCGATTCCGCTGGCAGCGTCCTTCGCACTGGCGGCCATTTTGTCTCCTACCGATGCGGTAGCGGTAAGTGCGCTGGCTGGAAGGGTTCATCTTCCCAAAAGCATCCACCGCATTCTCGAAGGAGAATCGCTGATGAACGATGCCTCCGGCCTGGTCGCCTTTAAATTTGCGATTGCAGCCATGGTTACCGGCGTGTTCTCTCTGCCTAAGGCCTCGCTCAGCTTTGTGCTGATTGCCGCAGGGGGACTGCTGCTTGGTGCAGTGCTGTCGTTCCTGCTGATCCGGCTCAGCGTGTTCATCCGCAGATTCGGCATGGAGGATGTGACCATTCATGTCCTGCTGCAGATCCTTACCCCGTTCATTATTTATCTGATCAGCGAGGAGATCGGGGTCTCGGGTATCCTGGCCGTGGTGGCAGGGGGAGTTATGTACGCCATTGAGAAGGACCGGGCAGTCTCTCCGCAATATAAGCTTCAGCTGGTATCCGCCAGTACCTGGTCAGTGCTGCTGCTGGTGCTGAACGGACTGGTCTTCCTGATTCTCGGTGTGTCCGTTCCAGATGTGATTGAGGTTATTTACCGGGATCAGACGCTGAATAACTTCATGGTGGCCGGCTATGTTCTGGCGATCACGGCGCTGCTGATTGTGCTGCGGTTTCTGTGGGTCTATGGGTACTCCTTATGGGAGAGCAAGCGGCTGAAGGCAGAGAAGGCTCCGCTCAAGTCACAGATTATTACGTCGATCTCAGGGGTGCGTGGAGCGGTAACCCTTGCGGGTGCCTTCTCCATTCCGCTGGTGCTTGGGGACGGGGTGACACCTTTTCCAGAGCGGGATCTCATTATTGCGCTGGCAGCAGGTGTGATTCTGATGTCGCTGGTCATCGCCAGTATCTTCCTTCCGCTGCTTGCGGACAGTGAAGAGACTATAGTTCAGAACGCCGGAGTAGTGCACGGGAATGCGGAGCTGACGGCTAGAAATGTGGTCATTGACGCCGGGATGTCGATGCTGCGAAGCCTGGTCTCAGAGAGCCCGGAGCGTTCAACACAGCCTGTACTGCTGGAATTCACAGATAAGGTTGATAGACTGTGTGCTGCAAGACCGGATCATGACCCGGCCCATGAGCAGTTCCTCCGTCTGGGAGTCGAGGCACGCAAGAGCGCGCTCGAAGCCGAACGCACAGAGCTGCGGCGGATTATGGAGAACGGGGCACTACCGGAGCCTGTTGCCGTGAAGATGGAGGAGCTGCTGGACCATACGGAGTCTCTGCTGTGCAAACGCCTGAATACACAGATTAAATTCTCTGTTACAGAAATTCAGCGCCTGTTCTCTGGTCTGTTCTCAGGTAAGTTCAGCGGAGAAGGAGGACAGCTCGCCCTGCAGAATGCCGAAAGTGCGCGGACGGCGAAGATTGCGATGTGCAAGGCGGCTGTATCGGCCGTTAGTGCAGGAATGAGTGACGAGAACCGGCTCGCCTCACAGAAGGTCATCGACAAGTACGAACGGCTGGAATCCAAGCTGGTGCAGGGGGAAGGCTGGAGTAATGACGGCGTACTGGATGATGACAAGCTGGAGCTGAAGCTGCAGGCAATTCAGGAGCAGCGGAATACCGTGCAGGAGATGTACCAGAACGGGGCGATTAATCTTAAGATTGCCGGCAGGCTGCGGCGGTTCGTGGATCAGCTCGAAACCTCCATCTGGGAGGATTAA
- a CDS encoding threonine/serine exporter family protein yields MILQLITSFIAASTFCILFNAPVRALLQCGFAGMIGWMLYLLLDYSSDTVVATFGATVVVGLISQFFARSFKMPVIIFSVGGIIPLVPGGLAYDAMRKFVENDNNLGIQFGVQALLLSGAIAAGLVLSEVLGQMFLRIKKLPKQP; encoded by the coding sequence ATGATTTTGCAATTGATCACCAGTTTCATCGCTGCCTCAACCTTCTGCATTCTATTCAATGCACCGGTGCGCGCGCTGCTGCAATGCGGCTTCGCCGGAATGATCGGCTGGATGCTGTACCTGCTGCTGGATTACAGTTCCGATACTGTCGTCGCAACCTTCGGTGCTACCGTTGTGGTCGGATTGATCAGCCAGTTTTTTGCGCGTTCCTTCAAGATGCCGGTCATAATCTTCAGTGTCGGCGGCATCATCCCGCTTGTGCCGGGCGGTCTTGCGTACGATGCCATGCGCAAGTTCGTGGAGAATGATAATAACCTTGGCATCCAGTTTGGGGTTCAGGCGCTCCTGCTGTCCGGAGCCATTGCGGCCGGTCTGGTGCTTAGCGAGGTGCTCGGACAGATGTTTTTGCGTATCAAGAAATTGCCCAAACAACCGTAA
- a CDS encoding threonine/serine exporter family protein, with translation MDSTSTNNNTSTHDIIDLCLLAGKIMLQSGAETYRVEDTMSRMAAALGFPGAHSYVTPTVIMFTTSRTEPVKLFRIAERTTDLQKVSEVNDISRRLTERQLTAAEARERLGVVDDAAHAYPVWVQIAAAALTGACFTVMFKGSLQDALPSLLISGAGFAAATYLHRLVQIRFFAEFIASFIIGLLAFFSVKFGVGREMDKIIIGCVMPLVPGLLITNAVRDLMAGHLVSGISKGADAFLTAFAIGTGIGLVLSIF, from the coding sequence TTGGATAGTACAAGCACGAATAACAATACTTCCACACATGACATTATCGATCTGTGCCTGCTGGCAGGCAAGATTATGCTGCAGAGCGGTGCAGAGACCTACCGTGTGGAGGATACCATGAGCCGGATGGCGGCGGCACTCGGCTTCCCCGGTGCGCATAGCTACGTCACGCCGACAGTCATTATGTTCACCACCAGCCGGACAGAGCCGGTGAAGCTGTTCCGGATTGCCGAACGGACAACAGACCTGCAAAAAGTATCCGAGGTGAATGACATCTCCAGGCGGCTGACCGAACGTCAGCTGACAGCCGCTGAAGCGCGGGAGCGTCTGGGCGTGGTCGATGACGCCGCCCATGCTTACCCGGTATGGGTACAGATCGCAGCGGCAGCCTTGACCGGAGCTTGCTTCACGGTCATGTTCAAGGGCAGCCTGCAGGATGCTCTGCCGTCGCTGCTGATTTCCGGTGCAGGCTTCGCAGCGGCCACTTATCTTCACCGCTTGGTGCAGATCCGCTTCTTCGCGGAATTCATTGCTTCCTTCATTATCGGACTGCTGGCCTTCTTCTCCGTCAAGTTCGGCGTAGGACGGGAGATGGACAAGATTATCATCGGCTGTGTAATGCCGCTCGTACCGGGGCTGCTCATCACCAATGCGGTCCGTGACCTGATGGCCGGTCACCTGGTATCCGGCATCTCCAAAGGGGCCGACGCCTTTCTGACTGCGTTCGCCATCGGGACCGGCATTGGGCTGGTCCTGTCGATTTTTTAA
- a CDS encoding YitT family protein, whose amino-acid sequence MRSFPSYVIILLASLLIATGTNFFLVPYKILDGGIIGIALIINYISGAKIGLCIMLCSLPIFLLAWFRQREIFYNSILGLLASSLLIELLYPLQYYFLYYIELGSISSAIIGGFLMGSGLGLMLRFKASTGGTDLLARFIQRYLPLNVGLIIFLTDFLIIGAGGILISKETFFHSILTIIAGGVATGLCTLEE is encoded by the coding sequence ATGAGATCCTTCCCAAGCTATGTGATTATTCTGCTGGCCAGCCTGCTGATTGCAACAGGAACAAACTTCTTCCTGGTCCCCTATAAAATCCTCGATGGAGGAATTATCGGCATTGCCCTCATTATTAATTATATCTCCGGCGCCAAAATCGGACTGTGCATTATGCTATGCAGTCTGCCTATCTTCCTGCTGGCCTGGTTCCGGCAACGGGAAATCTTTTACAACAGTATTCTGGGTCTGCTGGCTTCCTCCCTGCTGATCGAGCTGCTCTACCCGCTCCAGTATTATTTCCTGTACTATATTGAGCTGGGCTCCATTTCAAGCGCCATTATCGGCGGCTTCCTGATGGGCAGCGGACTCGGGCTGATGCTGCGGTTCAAAGCCAGTACAGGCGGAACAGACCTGCTGGCCAGATTCATCCAACGCTATCTTCCGCTGAATGTCGGCCTGATCATCTTCCTGACGGACTTCCTGATCATTGGGGCTGGTGGTATTCTGATCTCCAAGGAGACCTTTTTCCATTCGATTCTGACGATTATTGCAGGAGGGGTGGCTACAGGATTATGCACACTGGAGGAATAG
- a CDS encoding glycosyl transferase translates to MKFGTFDDTRKEYVINTPKTPYPWINYLGNEQFFGLISNTAGGYTFYRDARMRRLTRYRYNNIPLDTGGRYYYLHDGGDFWTPGWMPVKRDLDFYECRHGLGYTSITGERNGISVNQLAFVPMGHNAEVHRLIVKNTGDVKKTVKLFSFAEFCLWNANDDMTNFQRNLSTGEVEVKDSVIYHKTEYRERRNHYAFYSVNKEISGFDTDRESFVGMYNGLDAPQAVAAGEATNSVASGWSPIGSHALDITLEPGEAQSFIFVLGYIENPEDEKWEALNVINKKPAQAVIDQFATDAQVDAALAVLAAHWDNLLSKYQIKSGDDKLNRMVNIWNPYQCMVTFNMSRSASYFESGIGRGMGFRDSNQDLLGFVHQIPERARERILDIAATQFPDGSAYHQYQPLTKKGNNEVGSGFNDDPLWLISGTAAYIKETGDYSILDEQVPFDSNPDHTATLFEHLKLSFEHVTNNLGPHGLPLIGRADWNDCLNLNCFSTEPGESFQTTENIAGGVAESVFIAGLFVFVGPDYAEICRMRGLDDVAADAVAKIENMSAITLSHGFDGDWFLRAYDHYGDKIGSKENEEGQIFIEPQGMCVMAGIGVENGEAARALTSVQERLDTDYGIVLQQPPYSKYYVNLGEISTYPPGYKENAGIFCHNNPWIMIAETVLGHGDRAFDIYRKIAPAYLEDISEVHRMEPYVYSQMIAGKDAVRHGEAKNSWLTGTAAWNYVAITQSILGIQADFAGLKVDPCIPAEWDAFEITRVFRGDTYVISIQNPNHVSKGVASLTLDGAAVEGNIIAPAGDGAVHQVVVTLG, encoded by the coding sequence ATGAAATTCGGAACCTTTGACGACACCCGTAAAGAGTATGTAATCAACACCCCCAAAACACCTTATCCTTGGATTAACTACCTCGGCAACGAGCAGTTTTTCGGCCTAATCTCTAATACTGCCGGGGGTTACACCTTCTACCGCGATGCGCGGATGAGAAGACTTACCCGTTACCGGTATAACAATATTCCGCTGGATACCGGCGGCCGCTATTACTACCTGCACGATGGCGGGGACTTCTGGACTCCGGGCTGGATGCCGGTGAAGCGGGATCTCGATTTCTACGAATGCCGCCATGGTCTTGGTTACACCTCCATTACAGGAGAGCGTAACGGCATTTCTGTGAATCAGCTTGCTTTTGTACCGATGGGCCACAATGCGGAAGTCCACCGTCTGATTGTTAAGAACACGGGTGATGTGAAGAAGACTGTGAAGCTCTTCTCTTTTGCCGAGTTCTGTCTGTGGAATGCCAACGATGATATGACCAACTTCCAGCGTAACCTCAGCACCGGCGAAGTCGAAGTGAAGGATTCTGTCATTTATCACAAAACAGAATACCGCGAGCGCAGAAACCACTACGCCTTCTATTCTGTAAATAAGGAAATTTCCGGCTTCGATACGGACCGCGAATCCTTCGTGGGCATGTATAATGGTCTGGATGCTCCTCAGGCAGTTGCTGCCGGTGAGGCTACTAACTCTGTCGCCAGCGGCTGGTCGCCAATCGGCTCCCACGCACTTGACATCACGCTGGAGCCAGGCGAAGCCCAGAGCTTCATCTTCGTGCTCGGCTACATTGAGAACCCTGAGGATGAGAAATGGGAAGCCCTGAACGTTATCAACAAAAAGCCGGCACAGGCTGTCATTGATCAGTTCGCTACAGACGCCCAGGTGGATGCTGCCCTCGCGGTTCTGGCTGCGCACTGGGATAACCTGCTGTCGAAATACCAGATTAAGAGCGGTGACGACAAGCTGAACCGGATGGTGAACATCTGGAATCCGTACCAGTGTATGGTGACCTTCAACATGTCCCGTTCCGCTTCGTACTTCGAATCCGGAATTGGCCGCGGTATGGGCTTCCGCGACTCCAATCAGGACTTGCTTGGCTTCGTTCACCAGATTCCTGAGCGTGCCAGAGAACGGATTCTCGATATCGCCGCTACCCAGTTCCCTGACGGCAGCGCGTATCACCAGTACCAGCCGCTTACCAAGAAGGGCAACAACGAAGTCGGCTCCGGCTTCAACGATGATCCGCTCTGGCTAATCTCCGGTACAGCAGCTTATATTAAGGAGACCGGCGACTATTCGATTCTCGATGAGCAGGTTCCTTTTGACAGCAATCCGGATCACACTGCAACCTTGTTCGAGCATCTGAAGCTGAGCTTCGAGCATGTGACGAACAACCTCGGTCCTCACGGCCTGCCGCTGATCGGACGCGCGGACTGGAATGACTGTCTGAACCTGAACTGCTTCTCTACTGAACCGGGAGAATCGTTCCAGACCACGGAGAATATCGCAGGCGGCGTAGCGGAATCTGTGTTCATCGCAGGTCTGTTCGTCTTCGTTGGACCGGACTATGCCGAGATCTGCCGGATGCGCGGACTGGATGATGTAGCCGCTGACGCTGTGGCCAAGATTGAGAACATGAGTGCCATCACGTTGTCTCACGGCTTCGACGGCGACTGGTTCCTGCGCGCTTATGACCACTATGGTGACAAGATCGGCAGCAAGGAGAACGAAGAAGGCCAGATCTTCATCGAGCCGCAAGGCATGTGCGTTATGGCCGGAATCGGTGTAGAGAACGGTGAAGCGGCCCGCGCCCTGACTTCCGTGCAGGAACGTCTGGATACGGACTATGGTATCGTTTTGCAGCAGCCTCCGTATTCCAAATACTATGTGAACTTAGGTGAAATCTCCACGTACCCTCCGGGCTACAAAGAGAATGCCGGGATCTTCTGCCATAACAACCCGTGGATCATGATTGCAGAGACGGTCCTTGGACATGGCGACAGAGCTTTTGACATCTACCGCAAAATCGCTCCGGCCTACCTGGAGGACATCAGCGAAGTGCACCGTATGGAGCCTTACGTGTACTCCCAGATGATCGCCGGTAAAGATGCCGTACGTCACGGGGAAGCGAAAAACTCCTGGCTGACAGGTACAGCCGCATGGAACTATGTAGCGATCACCCAGTCTATCCTGGGGATTCAGGCGGACTTCGCCGGGCTCAAGGTTGACCCTTGTATCCCTGCAGAATGGGACGCCTTCGAGATTACCCGCGTCTTCCGCGGCGACACTTATGTGATCTCAATCCAGAATCCTAACCATGTCTCCAAAGGCGTAGCCAGCCTGACCCTCGACGGCGCTGCCGTGGAAGGCAATATTATCGCTCCTGCGGGCGACGGTGCAGTACACCAGGTTGTAGTCACTCTCGGTTAA
- a CDS encoding LacI family DNA-binding transcriptional regulator, whose product MRSEDIAKLAGVSRSTVSRVINNYSNVPEETRAKVLKVIEQHQYEPNSFARALAGKKTDTIGLFAISMNEKENATRIYQNNYFAPFVDAVVDTSNARGCYVLIHTVYSPDDFLKVKQAFLQKRIDGGIIVGTQKDIEIVREMVGLGSPLVLIDYDISEIMSEHLDRNHLAIVNSKDYEGTAEAIEYLIGLGHTEIGMICGRMNTYSGRERYMAYENTLKRHGLGLQKDFVLQGDFLKETAYQEVKKLLSSGSPLPTAFFSSNDDMAISAMEAFSEHGISVPEDISIAGFDDVQLAARIHPKLTSVRLPIYEMSKAAVEKVIELCDSQQPTFSTISFPARLITRDSCQPPKK is encoded by the coding sequence ATGCGAAGCGAAGATATTGCCAAGCTAGCCGGGGTTTCGCGAAGCACCGTATCCCGTGTGATCAACAATTATTCCAATGTCCCTGAAGAGACCCGGGCTAAGGTGCTGAAGGTAATTGAACAGCATCAGTACGAGCCGAACAGCTTTGCCCGGGCTCTGGCCGGCAAGAAGACCGACACGATCGGGCTGTTTGCCATCAGTATGAACGAGAAGGAGAATGCGACGCGAATTTATCAGAATAATTACTTCGCCCCGTTCGTCGATGCTGTGGTAGATACGTCGAATGCCCGCGGCTGTTATGTTCTGATTCACACCGTCTATTCTCCCGACGACTTCCTGAAGGTCAAGCAGGCCTTCCTCCAGAAACGGATTGACGGAGGCATCATTGTCGGCACCCAGAAGGATATCGAGATTGTACGGGAGATGGTAGGTCTCGGCTCCCCGCTTGTGCTGATCGATTATGACATTTCGGAGATTATGTCAGAGCATCTGGACCGCAATCATCTCGCCATTGTGAATTCCAAGGATTATGAAGGTACGGCAGAAGCCATTGAGTACTTAATCGGTCTCGGCCATACGGAGATCGGCATGATCTGCGGACGGATGAATACTTATTCCGGGCGGGAGCGCTACATGGCTTACGAGAATACGCTGAAGCGCCATGGACTTGGCCTGCAGAAGGACTTCGTCCTTCAGGGTGATTTTCTCAAGGAGACCGCCTATCAGGAAGTGAAGAAGCTGCTCAGTTCCGGCAGCCCGCTGCCGACCGCCTTCTTCTCCTCCAACGACGATATGGCTATCTCGGCGATGGAAGCGTTCTCGGAGCATGGCATTTCCGTGCCGGAGGATATCTCCATTGCGGGGTTCGACGATGTGCAGCTTGCTGCGCGGATTCATCCCAAGCTGACCTCCGTCCGTCTGCCGATTTATGAAATGTCCAAAGCCGCTGTCGAGAAGGTCATTGAGCTATGTGATTCACAGCAGCCGACCTTCAGCACCATCAGTTTCCCGGCGCGTCTGATTACCCGAGATTCCTGTCAGCCGCCGAAGAAGTAG
- a CDS encoding VOC family protein — protein sequence MQLGCTYLVVRDMKGSIAFYEALLNRRAESRKPERWVEFHCGNTLALWNPEFDKELIRNSSDVSDHFNEAYLNYKEESGLRYGNNAILNFNVTDLNAEYQRIKSLNIGAVSEIFYINVVRPYYCFMLEDPDGNLIEITGDYKPE from the coding sequence ATGCAACTGGGTTGTACCTATCTAGTCGTTCGGGATATGAAAGGTTCGATTGCCTTTTACGAAGCATTATTAAATAGGAGAGCGGAATCCAGAAAGCCGGAGCGCTGGGTAGAATTCCACTGCGGGAATACCCTAGCCTTGTGGAATCCCGAATTTGATAAGGAACTGATAAGGAACAGCAGCGATGTGTCGGATCATTTCAATGAAGCCTATTTGAATTACAAGGAGGAAAGCGGGCTGCGGTATGGAAATAATGCAATCCTTAACTTCAACGTTACCGATTTGAATGCAGAGTACCAGAGAATAAAATCACTGAATATCGGTGCAGTCTCAGAGATTTTCTATATTAATGTTGTGCGTCCGTATTACTGCTTCATGCTGGAAGATCCGGACGGTAACTTGATTGAAATCACGGGTGATTATAAGCCGGAATAG